Genomic DNA from Haloplanus aerogenes:
CCTGCGAACGCTGCGCTCCGTCCTCCCCCGACGGTCTCCCCACCTCGAGGAGTGGATCGAGCGCCAGTGGACTCGCGCCCGGCAGTTCACACTCACGACCCACGAGGACGGCTACACGGTTCTGGAGGCGGCGAGCGAGAGCCTGATGGGCAACGTCGCCCGGCAGAAACTCGACGAGGAACACCTTCATGCCCCCATCTCTGACACCGAGAGCTGGGTCGTGGAGGGGAGCGAGGCGGCGATCAAGCGGGTCCTCTACGAGGCGGGCTACCCCGTCGTCGACGAGCGTGATCTGGAGACCGGCGACCCACTCGACGTGGACCTGACGACGAGTCTCCGCGACTACCAGCGCGACTGGGTCGACCGCTTCCTCGATCAGCGTGCCGGCGTGTTCGTCGGCCCGTCGGGGAGCGGCAAGACCGTCGCCGCCATCGGCGCTCTCGCGGCCGTCGGCGGCGAGACGCTGATTCTCGTCCCCAGCCGCGAACTCGCGGGGCAGTGGCGGACCGAACTCCTCGAACACACGACGCTCGACACGGAAGACATCGGTGAGTACCACGGGGGCGAGAAAGACATCAGCCCAGTCACTATCGCCACCTACCAGGTCGCGGGCATGGACCGCCACCGCGCGCTGTTCGACCGCCGCGAGTGGGGGCTGATCGTCTACGACGAGGTCCACCACATCCCCAGCGAGGTGTACCGGCGGAGCGCGGACCTCCAGAGCAAACACCGCCTCGGCCTCTCCGCGACGCCGGTGCGGGAGGACGACCGCGAGACGGATATCTACACGCTCGTCGGTCCACCCATCGGCACCGACTGGGACGCCCTCTTCGACGCCGGCTACGTCCAGGAGCCCGAGGTCGAGATCCGCTACCTCCCGTGGGCGAACGACGAGGAACGCAACGCGTACGGGAGCGCGGAGCCGCGCGCGAAACATCGGATCGCCGGCGAGAATCCGGCGAAGATCGACGAAGTGCGTCACCTGCTCGCGGAACACCCGACGGCGAAGGCGCTCGTCTTCGTCGAGTGGCTGGATCACGGCCGGGAAATCGCTGACGCCATCGACGCGCCCTTCGTCAGCGGCGAGATGCCCCACCACGAACGCGACCGGTTGTTCGAGGAGTTCCGAGCGGGCGAGCGCCGGACGCTCGTCGTCTCCCGCGTCGGCGACGAGGGGATCGACCTGCCGAACGCCGAACTCGCCATCGTCGCCTCGGGGCTCGGCGGGTCGCGCCGACAGGGTGCCCAGCGGGCCGGGCGGACGATGCGCCCCGCAGGGAGCGCGACGGTGTACGTGCTGGCGACCCGCGGGACGAGCGAGGAAGACTTCGCCCAGCGACAGATGCGCCACCTCGCGGAGAAAGGGATTCGCGTGACCGAGCAGGGCGTCGATTAGAGTTCCGCTTCGAGCGCGTCCATCGCCTGCCCCACCCGATCCACGTCGGCGTTGTACCCCATGTGTCCCACCCGGAGCACGTCGTCCGCGAGGTCACCGAATCCAGTCGAGAGCGTCACGTCGTGGGTCTCACGGAGTCGTTCCTGCAACTCCGTCGCCCGCCCGGGAACCGAAAAGGCGGTGACGGTCGGCGAACTCCGTTCGGGATCGGGGTAGGGGTCAAGTCCGAGCTCGGAGCCACGCTCCCGGCACACTGCGGCCACTTCCCGATGTCGGTCGTAGACGGCATCCAGTCCCTCCGCCAAGAGCAGGTCGAGCGCCTCGTCGAGAGCGACGACGAGCGTTGTCAGGTGGGTGTAGGGGTAGGGCTGTTCGGCGTCGTGCCACGGGAGGAGGTTGGTGTACAGCGATTCGGGCTCCCGCTCCTCGATCCGGTCCCACGCCGCGTCGCTCACCGAGGCGACGGCGAGCCCCGGCGGCGCGCTGAAACACTTCTGTGACGCGCCGAGGCAGATGTCGATGCGGTCGGTGGGGACGGACGCCCCGCCGAGCGACGAGACGGCGTCGACGACGGTCACCACGTCGTGGTCGTCGAACAGGGCAAGCGCGGGGGAGAGATCGTTGAGCGCCCCCGTCGGCGTCTCGCAGTGGACCATCGTGGCGAGGTCGAAGTCGCCCGCCGCGAGCGTTCGCTCCAGATCGGCCAGGGGAAGCGAGTCGTCGTAGTCGGCGTCGACGAGCGTCGACTCGCCGCCGTAGCTCTCGACGAAGTCGGCGAAGCCGTCGCCGTACGGGCCATTCGAGAGACACAGAACGTGATCGCCGGGACCGACGGTGGAGGCGATGGCCGCCTCCAGTCCGAGGATGCCCTCGCCGCCCATGACGACCATCTCGTCGTCGGTGTCGAAGACGGTCCCGAGTTTGTCGAGGAGGGCGTCGTAGCGGTCGGCGAACGCGGGGTCGACGTCGGGGTTGATCAGTTCCTCGCTCATCACCTCGCGGACGGACGGCGGCAGGGCCGTCGGGCCGGGTGTCAGGAGCATACTCCACCTACCGCCCCCGGCGGCTTGTAGGTGCGGTTCGGACGGGAAGGCACATGAACGGGGCGGGCGTAGCGCCGCCCATGACCGGCAAACTGGATCGCACGACCCTCACCGATCTCGTTCTCTCGCGGACCGGCGCTCCTAACTCGAACCTGCTCGCCGGACCGGCGTTCGGCGAGGACGCCGCGGCGATTCGGGTCGGATCGGAGACGCTGGTCGTCAGCACGGACCCCATCTCCCTCGCGGCCGAGCGCATCGGGCAGTTGGCCGTCACCGTCGCCTCGAACGACGTGGCGGCGTGTGGCGGTGCCCCCGAGTTCCTCCTCTGTACGGTCCTCCTCCCGAGCGCCGACCCGAGCCTGCTCGATACGATCACCGGTCAACTCGACGCCGAATCGAAGCGGTTGGGGCTGACCATCGCCGGCGGGCACACCGAAGTCGTCGCCGGTCTCGACCGCCCGCTCTGTTCGCTCACCTGCTTCGGTACCGCCGACCGATTCGTCTCGACGGGTGGCGCGACACCCGGCGATCACGTCCTGCTCACGAAGGGTGCGGGGATCGAGGCGACGGGCGTCCTCGCCACCGACTTCCGCGACCGCTTAGATCTCTCGGCCGACGCGCTCGACCGGGCGACGGCCGCCTTCGACGACCTCAGCGTGATTCCCGAGGCGGCCGTCCTCACGCCGGTCGCGACGGCCATGCACGACCCCACCGAGGGCGGCGTCCTCGAAGGACTGATCGAACTGGCGATCACCGGCGACGTGACTCTCGACGTGGACCGCGACGCCGTCCACGTTCGGGCGGAGACGCGCGCGGCCTGCGAGGCGGTGGGTGTCGATCCCCTCCGCGTCCTCGGGTCCGGCGCGTTGCTGGCGACCGTGGGCGACGACGAGGTCGACGACGCACTCGCAGCGCTGGCCGCGGAAGGAATCGACGCCGTCGACATCGGCCGGGTCGAAGCCGGGGAGGCGGCGGTCAGAATCGACGGCGAGCGCTACACGGAGCCGATTCGCGACGATATGTACGCCCTGTGGGGCGAGTGATCACTCCTCGAAATCCGGTTCAGTCCACGGATCGTCCGCGTCGACCGCCGCGAGTGCGTGGGCGACCTCCTCGTCCGTGTAGTCGTATTCGTCGAGCGCGAGATAGAGGCGCTTCCACCGGGCGCTCACGTCCGTCTCCCCTTCGGGACCGACGCGCGCGCCATGAACCCGGAAGAACGGCGAACTCCGGTTCAGTCGCGCCCCTTCGCCAGTGTGGCCGTCGAGAGCCACGTCGTACTGGCCGCCGGCGGAGAGGTCCTCGCCGCTGACGGGGAAGGAGTGAGTCGGCTCCTCCCCTCGTTCGTGCGCCTCGGCCCGCCGCTTCGCGATGGCGTGGAACGCGTTGACCGCGTTCGCGCCCTCGCGGGCCGCTCTGGCGCGCGCGACGACCAGCGCCGCCTGCACCGCCGCCATCTGCCCCCGCCGGGAGTCCATGTCCCAGTTCTCGGCCAACTCCTCGTACCGGCCGACGAGGAGGGCGGCCTGCGCGTCGGCTTGCAGGTCCTCGACGACGAACGTGTTCAGGCGGTCCCAGAGGTTCCACCCGAAGCCGGAGCGTGCGAGTTCCCACGCACACCACGCCGACACCTCCTCGTCGCCGCGGCGGATGGCCTTCTGGAGGAGGCTGACGACCGCGTAGCGGTTGAACCCACCGTCCGTCTCGTCGGCACCCGTCTCCTCGCCGAAGTCGTTGGTCCCCGTCGCCTCCGGCGCCTCCGTCTCCAGTTCGCCGTCCGGCCCGAAGGTCGCCTGTCGCTCCTCGTCCATGCGGCGTCGATGGCGGGCGGCCGACGAAAGGGTTCGGGTCCGCCCGCCACGTAAATGAGAATCCTTAAGTCCAGTCTGGCGATTACGTCTACGTGCCCGCCCTTAGCTCAGACTGGTAGAGCAGCCGACTGTAGATCGGCTTGCCCCCCGTTCAAATCGGGGAGGGCGGACTCGTTTTCCAGCCGATGTGAAGTCGACGAGAAATCGCTTTGCCTCCGTCCACGCGAGCGTAGCGAACGCGAGGCGACGGCGACCGTAGCGAATGGAGGAGACGTTCAGTCGGCGTAAAATACGGCGGAGACAGGTGGAGTATCCGGGCGCAGACCGGATGTCGATGTCAGAGGCACCCCATCTCCGTTCTGACAAATAGTTATCAATCATGTAAAATTCATATATTCACTCGATTAATCAAAACCAGATATGGGAGGAAGATGCGTAGCACTCTCGATACGGACACCCGGTGACGGCCGTCCGGCGAAGGCGGCCCAGCGCCGAGCGGACCGAATCGGTCACGCGGCCCGTGAGCCGAGACAGTAACTAGTAGCTGGAGCGTCAAACCCGACGCAGCGATGGCGCGAAAGATGTCGTGTGACAGTTGCGGGTACGTGGAGAGCTACGACAACATCGCGACGGCGCCCGGTCACTGTCCCCGGTGTGGCGATCCGTGGGGGCCACAGTACTGACCCGGTAAGCGTGAGCCTCATAAGCTGATCCGTCCCTCCAGTATCTATGCGACAGGGTTGGACCACAGTCCTGGCCGCGCTCCTCGTCGTCACGGCAGGGTGTGCAGGATTCGCACCGGACGGCGACGAGACGCCGGCGGTAACGGAGACAGCGACGCCGACGCCGTCGAACCCGTCTGCGGTGACGTACCCGTCCGGCTGGAATGCGACGGGCGTGAACGCCTCGGTCGCCCTGCGATCCCACTACACCGCCGTCCTCACCGGACCGTCGGCCACCGTCACGTATCGATCGGAAGTAGTCGAGTCGGAGGGAATTCCACGCCGAAACACCACGCTCGACATGCGACTCGACACGGCGGACAGGCGGCTGTACGCCTCGATCGAGGGGAAGACGAACCACCGCATCGCCTATTTCGCGGACGGGACGCTCTCGCGCTGGGACGCTCGAAACGAGACGCTGGTCGGGCAGTCGTCCGCTCGTTTCGGAGAAGTGGCGCAATCGATAGACAACGGCGTCCTCTACTCGCATCTGTTGCTCTACGACCTCGAATTCGAGCGGACGGTTCGTCGACAGGGGACGACCGCACTCGTGTACGACGTGACGGGAGCGTACAGCAACACGCTCTCGCGGACGTACGGCTCGGCCCGGGACGCGACGGGGCAAGTCGTCGTCGCGGCGGACGGCCGCGTCCTCGAGATCGAGACGACGGTGACGTATTCGGAGGGGACGCTCCGCTACCACTACGCCCAGACGCGAGTCGGCGAGACGGACGTGGCGATGCCGGACTGGCTTTCGAGCGCGTGATGGCCGGCAGGCACTCGACGGTCGCGTTTTCACTAGATGGAAACCGACGAGCGAGTCTTCAACTCGACGGAGCGACCTACGAACGGGGTTCCAGTAGTCTGGTGTGTGACCGTCCCCTGGAATCCCATCCTCGACCGGTGAGCACCGGCGCTCGCCGCGAGGGAACCGTCGGGCGCAACGGACCCGCGCCCGCCGGATTCGGACGGCCTGCCGAGCCGTCGGCGCTCGCCCCGGAACGTCGTCTCGAGGTGAAGAAGTTGCCGTGCCGAAACGTTCTACAGGGGAGGCAAACGATGAGACAGCCACGAAGTATTCAAAGGATTGGCTTGAAAACCCGAGTGGGTTCCGAATACTGCCTGTACCATCGTCCCATGCGGAACCCCTCCCCTTTCCTTACTGGACGAACCGCCAATTGTGAGCCAGCGTGACGGCGCGTGGCAACGGGGACGGTCCCCCACACCTTTCACGGGGTCGGTCGTACGGTCGCTATGAAGTTCGCCGTATTCGGGGCGGGCGGCGTCGGCGGCTATCTCGGCGCACGGCTCGCGGACGTGGGACACGAAGTGCATCTGATCGCGCGTGGCGAGCATCTCGACGCCCTCCGATCGTCGGGGTTACGGGTCGAGAGCGTCGCCGGTGACACGACCGTCGACTGTCCGGCGACCGACGACCCGGCCGACATCGGGCACTGTGACTACGTCCTCTTCTGCGTGAAGTCATACGACACGCGCGAGGCGGCCGCGGATCTCGACCCGCTTCTGGGTGCGGACACGGCCGTCGTCTCCTTCCAGAACGGCGTCGACAACGAGGCGTGGCTGGCCGACGAGATCGGTGACGAGCACGTCGCCGGCGGCGTCGCCTACATCTTCTCGACGATCAAGGAGCCGGGCGTCGTGGAACACACGGGCGGGCCGGCACGGTTCGTCTTCGGCGAACTCGACGGGGAACGAACCGCTCGGATCGAGGCGCTCGACGAGGCGCTCTCGGCGGCCGAGGGAATCGAAGCGGTGCTGGCCGAGGACGTGCGGGTCGAACTCTGGCGGAAGTTCTGTCTCATCTGCGCGCAGGCAGGGATGACGGCGACGACTCGCCTGCCGCTCGGCGAGATACGGGAGACCGAGGCGTCCTGGGAGATGTACCGGCGACTCATGGGAGAGGTGAGTGCTGTCGCGCGGGCGGAAGGCGTCGATCTGCCGGAGTCGGTCGTCGACGAGTGGAGCGAGTTCGTGCAGGGGCTGGACTCGGAGATGTACTCCTCGCTGCACTACGACCTGACCCACGGCAAGCGGTTAGAACTCGACGCGCTCCACGGGTCGGTGGTGCGGCACGCGGCGACCGTCGACGTCGACGTGCCGATGAACGAGGCCGTCCACGCCATCTTGCGCCCGTGGGCGGACCGGACGGTCGAGTAATCCTACTCGTCCATGTGCGCCAGTTCGACTTCGGGGTTGGTCGGCATCCCATTCAGAATCTCCTCGACCTCACCCGCTTCGAGTTCGATCTCGTCGAGGCCGCCGTCGCTCTGGTGGAGCGAGTAGACGAAGTTGATCATCGTCGCCTGGAAGTGCGGGCTCGGCTGGTCGTTCTCGCGGATGTTTTTGATAAGCTTGGCGGCGGTTTCGTCGTCGAGAATGTCGCTCATGGGGTGGAGATAGCACGGCCCCCAAGTAGATGTTCCGGAGCGGAGCTAGTCGCCCCGGACGGCGAAGCACGCGGCGTCCTCGCCGACCGACTGCGAGGAGATGGTCGAGATGCCGACGGTGAGGAGGGCGCCGAGAACCATGAACGCGAGCGCCACGTCCCACCCACCGTAGCTCCGGGCGAGGAGTTCGACGCTCGTGCCCGCGATTTCGACGGTCGCCGCGGGCACGAGAACGTGCATGAGGTAGAGCGCCTGCGGGACGGCGATGCCGACGACCATCCCGTCACGAGTCGTCGCCTCCCAGTAGAGCGCGATCATGACCGGCGGGGCGAGGAGGGCGAACCCGGAGAACGCGGTGTCACCGACCTCGATGAGCGTGCCGGGGCGAGTGAGGCTGGCGAAGAACGCGAGGGTGGCGAAGGCGGCGACGCCGATCCGAGCGATCCACGCCTCGCGGCGCTCGCTCGCGTCCGGGTCGACGAGGGGTCGGTACAGGTCGCGCGTGAAGTACGACGACCCGGAGAGGAGCATCGAGTCCGAGGAGGACATCATCGCGGCCATCGCGCCGGCGACGACGAGCGCCGCGAACCACGTCGGCGTGTACTCCGCGAGGAGGACCGAGAGCACGTTCGCCCCCTCGGGCACCTCGATGGGGAGGCCGGCGGCCCACGCTCCGAGCATGAACGCCGGGACGAACAGGAGGAGAACCAGCACGGGCCAGAGCGCGAACGACCGCTTCAGCACCGTGGCGGACTTCGCGACGAAGAACCGCTGGTTGATCTGCGGGAACATCGTGACGCCGAAGGCGATGGTGACCGCGGTGGAGATGATGAACTGCGGGGAGTAGAGGCCGCCGCCGAGCGCGGCGAAGTCGGGGTTGGCCGCGATCATTCCCTCCGTGGCGGCGCCGACGCCGCCGATGGCGCTCACGATCCAGAGGACCGCGACCCAGAGTACCGAGAGCATGAACAGTCCCTGCAGCGTGTCGGTCCACGCGACGCCGCGCAGGCCCGCGAGGGCGACGTAGGCGATCATGAAGACGGTGATGAGCGCCGCGCCGC
This window encodes:
- a CDS encoding DUF7537 family lipoprotein, encoding MRQGWTTVLAALLVVTAGCAGFAPDGDETPAVTETATPTPSNPSAVTYPSGWNATGVNASVALRSHYTAVLTGPSATVTYRSEVVESEGIPRRNTTLDMRLDTADRRLYASIEGKTNHRIAYFADGTLSRWDARNETLVGQSSARFGEVAQSIDNGVLYSHLLLYDLEFERTVRRQGTTALVYDVTGAYSNTLSRTYGSARDATGQVVVAADGRVLEIETTVTYSEGTLRYHYAQTRVGETDVAMPDWLSSA
- a CDS encoding AIR synthase family protein, which codes for MTGKLDRTTLTDLVLSRTGAPNSNLLAGPAFGEDAAAIRVGSETLVVSTDPISLAAERIGQLAVTVASNDVAACGGAPEFLLCTVLLPSADPSLLDTITGQLDAESKRLGLTIAGGHTEVVAGLDRPLCSLTCFGTADRFVSTGGATPGDHVLLTKGAGIEATGVLATDFRDRLDLSADALDRATAAFDDLSVIPEAAVLTPVATAMHDPTEGGVLEGLIELAITGDVTLDVDRDAVHVRAETRAACEAVGVDPLRVLGSGALLATVGDDEVDDALAALAAEGIDAVDIGRVEAGEAAVRIDGERYTEPIRDDMYALWGE
- a CDS encoding 2-dehydropantoate 2-reductase; translated protein: MKFAVFGAGGVGGYLGARLADVGHEVHLIARGEHLDALRSSGLRVESVAGDTTVDCPATDDPADIGHCDYVLFCVKSYDTREAAADLDPLLGADTAVVSFQNGVDNEAWLADEIGDEHVAGGVAYIFSTIKEPGVVEHTGGPARFVFGELDGERTARIEALDEALSAAEGIEAVLAEDVRVELWRKFCLICAQAGMTATTRLPLGEIRETEASWEMYRRLMGEVSAVARAEGVDLPESVVDEWSEFVQGLDSEMYSSLHYDLTHGKRLELDALHGSVVRHAATVDVDVPMNEAVHAILRPWADRTVE
- a CDS encoding sodium:solute symporter family protein, with the translated sequence MTLQPLGIVVGYLLLALGVGLLAYRVGGSDAEDFYLASRTLGTLVLLFTTFATLLSAFTFFGGPNLAYAAGPEWILVMGVMDGILFAILWYVIGYRQWLIGRARDYVTLGEMLGDRFASPGLRALVAGVSLLWLFPYVMLQQMGAGEALRGLTGGAIPYWGGAALITVFMIAYVALAGLRGVAWTDTLQGLFMLSVLWVAVLWIVSAIGGVGAATEGMIAANPDFAALGGGLYSPQFIISTAVTIAFGVTMFPQINQRFFVAKSATVLKRSFALWPVLVLLLFVPAFMLGAWAAGLPIEVPEGANVLSVLLAEYTPTWFAALVVAGAMAAMMSSSDSMLLSGSSYFTRDLYRPLVDPDASERREAWIARIGVAAFATLAFFASLTRPGTLIEVGDTAFSGFALLAPPVMIALYWEATTRDGMVVGIAVPQALYLMHVLVPAATVEIAGTSVELLARSYGGWDVALAFMVLGALLTVGISTISSQSVGEDAACFAVRGD
- a CDS encoding DEAD/DEAH box helicase, with product MTDESADGMDAVTLESFHDALQAEGRPVATAQQIARRIGCSQAAASEALDRLVTDGRVERLDVEADPVVWYPTEWKELAERERVILFPERRELVVDQPTQYTRAQLSRLAHLVDTSGTKGYLYRIRQEDVWAAPFDDCDALLRTLRSVLPRRSPHLEEWIERQWTRARQFTLTTHEDGYTVLEAASESLMGNVARQKLDEEHLHAPISDTESWVVEGSEAAIKRVLYEAGYPVVDERDLETGDPLDVDLTTSLRDYQRDWVDRFLDQRAGVFVGPSGSGKTVAAIGALAAVGGETLILVPSRELAGQWRTELLEHTTLDTEDIGEYHGGEKDISPVTIATYQVAGMDRHRALFDRREWGLIVYDEVHHIPSEVYRRSADLQSKHRLGLSATPVREDDRETDIYTLVGPPIGTDWDALFDAGYVQEPEVEIRYLPWANDEERNAYGSAEPRAKHRIAGENPAKIDEVRHLLAEHPTAKALVFVEWLDHGREIADAIDAPFVSGEMPHHERDRLFEEFRAGERRTLVVSRVGDEGIDLPNAELAIVASGLGGSRRQGAQRAGRTMRPAGSATVYVLATRGTSEEDFAQRQMRHLAEKGIRVTEQGVD
- a CDS encoding pyridoxal-phosphate-dependent aminotransferase family protein; protein product: MLLTPGPTALPPSVREVMSEELINPDVDPAFADRYDALLDKLGTVFDTDDEMVVMGGEGILGLEAAIASTVGPGDHVLCLSNGPYGDGFADFVESYGGESTLVDADYDDSLPLADLERTLAAGDFDLATMVHCETPTGALNDLSPALALFDDHDVVTVVDAVSSLGGASVPTDRIDICLGASQKCFSAPPGLAVASVSDAAWDRIEEREPESLYTNLLPWHDAEQPYPYTHLTTLVVALDEALDLLLAEGLDAVYDRHREVAAVCRERGSELGLDPYPDPERSSPTVTAFSVPGRATELQERLRETHDVTLSTGFGDLADDVLRVGHMGYNADVDRVGQAMDALEAEL